Proteins from a genomic interval of Buchnera aphidicola (Brachycaudus cardui):
- the nadE gene encoding ammonia-dependent NAD(+) synthetase yields MSLQKKIIKLLKVKPIIKPEIEINNCINFLKNYLLQHLNLKSLIVGISGGQDSTLIGKLCQITIEKIRSETKDINYQFIALRLPYGIQYDENDCKDALNFICPDCILYVNIKDAVLSSEKSLKKSGIIISDYIKGNEKARERMKVQYSIAAVKKGLVVGTGHAAETITGFFTKYGDGGTDINPIARLNKRQGRLLLKHLNCPKHLYFKKPMADLEEKNPQKEDESVLGVTYDIIDSYLEGKKIDIISKKIIERLYLNTSHKRHGPITQ; encoded by the coding sequence ATGTCTCTTCAAAAAAAAATTATTAAATTACTAAAAGTAAAACCAATAATTAAACCTGAAATAGAAATTAACAATTGTATCAACTTTTTAAAAAATTACTTACTTCAACATCTCAATTTAAAATCTTTGATAGTCGGTATTAGTGGAGGACAAGACTCAACACTAATAGGAAAATTATGTCAAATAACAATTGAAAAAATAAGATCTGAAACGAAAGATATAAATTATCAATTTATTGCATTACGATTACCATATGGTATTCAATATGATGAAAATGATTGTAAAGATGCACTAAACTTTATATGTCCAGATTGTATATTATATGTAAATATAAAAGATGCGGTTTTAAGTAGTGAAAAATCTTTAAAAAAATCAGGTATTATTATTTCAGATTATATTAAAGGGAACGAAAAAGCTAGAGAAAGAATGAAAGTACAATATAGTATTGCTGCAGTAAAAAAAGGTCTAGTAGTAGGAACAGGACATGCAGCAGAAACTATTACTGGTTTTTTTACAAAATATGGAGATGGTGGAACAGATATTAATCCTATTGCTCGGTTAAATAAAAGACAAGGTCGACTACTATTAAAACACTTAAATTGTCCTAAACATTTGTATTTCAAAAAACCTATGGCAGATCTAGAAGAAAAAAATCCACAGAAAGAAGATGAATCTGTTTTAGGTGTTACATATGATATAATTGATTCTTATTTAGAAGGAAAAAAAATAGATATCATCAGCAAAAAAATAATTGAAAGATTGTATTTAAATACATCACATAAACGTCATGGACCAATTACGCAATAA
- a CDS encoding TerC/Alx family metal homeostasis membrane protein, whose product MHSMKLLWSIFFFLIVIIFIIDHYIYKKNKIQEKFLKKSFFYCFYWFFLSLFFVIIFWFITYKNQGPAIANENIIIFFTGYLLEILLSIDNVFVWFLIFKSLKIPKIFQRKVLLYGIWSAVILRASIIFYGQILFSKYHWILYFFGVFFLLTSLKMIFFNTKNSTKEKNIRMFWISNVFRVSHCIDNKKFFFISDKKLFITPLLLSLIMIELSDIIFSIDSIPAVFFITDNFFIILTSNIFAVLGLRSIYFLISVIIEKYPEIEYGLSGVLIFIAFKILLEKFFVISTFLTLLIILIILIIPCMIKRILYFRRQ is encoded by the coding sequence ATGCATTCTATGAAATTACTTTGGAGTATTTTTTTTTTCTTAATTGTAATTATATTCATAATAGATCATTACATCTACAAAAAGAACAAAATACAAGAAAAATTTTTAAAAAAATCTTTTTTTTATTGTTTTTATTGGTTTTTTTTATCTTTATTTTTCGTGATAATTTTTTGGTTTATTACGTATAAGAATCAAGGTCCTGCAATCGCTAATGAAAATATTATAATATTTTTTACTGGATATTTATTAGAAATATTACTTTCAATTGATAATGTGTTTGTATGGTTTCTTATTTTTAAATCGTTAAAGATACCAAAAATTTTTCAAAGAAAAGTGTTGTTATATGGGATATGGAGTGCAGTAATACTGCGTGCTAGTATAATTTTTTATGGGCAAATATTATTTTCTAAATATCATTGGATATTATATTTTTTTGGTGTATTTTTTTTATTGACTAGCTTAAAAATGATTTTTTTTAATACTAAAAATAGTACGAAAGAAAAAAATATTAGAATGTTTTGGATTTCTAATGTTTTTAGAGTTTCTCACTGTATTGATAATAAAAAATTTTTTTTTATATCAGATAAAAAATTATTTATTACTCCTCTATTATTGTCTTTAATTATGATAGAGTTAAGTGATATTATATTTTCAATAGATAGCATTCCTGCCGTTTTTTTTATTACTGATAATTTTTTTATTATATTGACTTCAAATATCTTTGCAGTATTAGGATTAAGATCTATATATTTTTTAATATCAGTTATTATAGAAAAATATCCTGAAATTGAATATGGATTATCAGGGGTATTAATATTTATTGCATTTAAAATACTACTTGAAAAATTTTTTGTTATATCAACATTTCTTACATTATTAATAATATTAATAATACTAATTATTCCATGTATGATTAAAAGAATTTTATATTTTAGAAGACAGTAA
- a CDS encoding ribose-phosphate pyrophosphokinase, with the protein MPEMKLFAGNSIPKLAKFIANRLYINLGNAAVGRFSDGEISVQINENVRGGDIFIIQSTCSPTNDNIMELVVMVDALRRASAGRITAVIPYFGYARQDRRVRSARVPITAKVVADFLSSIGVDRVLTVDLHAEQIQGFFDVPVDNVFGSLILLEDMLQRELKNPIVVSPDIGGVVRARAIAKLLYDTDMAIIDKRRPRANVSQIMHIIGDVANRDCILVDDMIDTGGTLCKAAEALKERGAKRVFAYATHPIFSGNASTNLKNSMIDEVVVCDTIPLSEKIEALPNVRTLTLAGMLAEAIRRISNEESISAMFEH; encoded by the coding sequence ATGCCTGAGATGAAACTTTTTGCCGGAAATTCTATTCCGAAACTAGCAAAATTTATTGCAAATAGATTGTATATTAATTTAGGCAATGCAGCTGTAGGTAGATTTAGCGATGGTGAAATCAGTGTACAAATTAATGAAAATGTAAGAGGTGGTGACATTTTTATTATTCAATCTACTTGCTCACCAACTAATGATAATATAATGGAATTAGTTGTGATGGTAGACGCATTGAGAAGAGCTTCTGCTGGTAGAATCACTGCAGTGATACCATATTTTGGATATGCGCGTCAAGATCGTCGAGTAAGATCAGCGAGAGTTCCTATCACAGCAAAAGTGGTAGCAGATTTTTTATCTAGTATTGGAGTAGATCGAGTACTAACAGTAGATCTTCATGCAGAACAAATACAAGGTTTTTTTGATGTTCCTGTTGATAATGTATTTGGCAGTTTAATTCTTTTGGAAGATATGCTGCAAAGAGAACTCAAAAATCCAATTGTTGTTTCCCCTGATATTGGTGGAGTAGTAAGAGCACGAGCAATCGCTAAGCTACTTTATGATACAGATATGGCAATTATTGATAAAAGAAGACCTCGTGCTAATGTATCTCAAATTATGCATATTATCGGTGATGTAGCAAATAGAGATTGTATCTTAGTAGATGATATGATAGATACAGGAGGAACTCTCTGTAAAGCTGCAGAAGCTTTAAAAGAAAGAGGAGCAAAGAGAGTTTTCGCATATGCAACACATCCTATTTTTTCTGGAAATGCTTCTACAAACTTAAAAAATTCTATGATTGATGAAGTTGTTGTATGTGATACAATTCCATTATCAGAAAAAATTGAAGCACTACCAAATGTACGTACACTTACCTTAGCAGGTATGTTAGCTGAAGCGATAAGAAGAATTAGCAATGAAGAATCTATTTCTGCTATGTTTGAACATTAA
- the sirB1 gene encoding invasion regulator SirB1 has translation MKASSNIDFSTLSLFESMIKASQVIREDFPTIFVRSELKHRIQEAESYVASEYEPNRQLEKLLELFYIHWNFGGASGIYQLSDTLWIDNVLKTRRGTAVSLGILFLHIAQELKLPLNPVVFPTQLILRADWINKKKWLINPFNGDILDQHTLEVWLKGNISPTAELYENDLYKSEPITVIRKMLDTLKSALMEEKKMELALNVTNLLLHIDPNDPYEIRDRGLIYAQLECNHVALTDLIYFVEHCPEDPISEIIKVQIHSIEQKKVVLH, from the coding sequence ATGAAAGCTTCTTCTAATATTGACTTTTCTACATTATCACTTTTTGAATCTATGATTAAGGCTTCTCAAGTTATTCGAGAAGATTTTCCTACTATTTTCGTTCGATCTGAATTAAAACATAGAATACAAGAAGCGGAATCTTATGTTGCATCTGAATATGAACCAAATCGACAATTAGAAAAATTGTTAGAATTATTTTATATTCATTGGAATTTTGGTGGTGCAAGTGGTATTTATCAACTTTCAGATACATTATGGATTGATAATGTACTGAAAACACGTCGAGGAACTGCGGTATCGTTAGGAATTCTATTCTTGCATATTGCTCAAGAATTAAAGTTACCATTAAATCCTGTTGTATTTCCTACTCAATTGATTTTAAGAGCAGATTGGATCAATAAAAAAAAATGGTTAATTAATCCCTTTAATGGAGATATATTAGATCAGCATACATTAGAGGTTTGGTTGAAAGGTAATATCAGTCCAACAGCAGAATTATATGAAAATGATTTATATAAATCTGAACCTATTACTGTCATTAGAAAAATGTTAGATACTTTGAAATCTGCATTAATGGAAGAAAAAAAAATGGAGCTAGCATTAAATGTTACTAATCTATTATTGCACATTGATCCTAATGATCCATATGAAATTCGTGATAGAGGATTAATATATGCACAATTAGAATGTAATCATGTTGCTTTAACAGATTTAATTTATTTTGTAGAGCATTGTCCAGAAGATCCAATTAGCGAAATTATCAAAGTACAAATTCATTCTATTGAACAAAAAAAAGTAGTATTGCATTAA
- the folC gene encoding bifunctional tetrahydrofolate synthase/dihydrofolate synthase, producing the protein MYNNNSLSMWLKYLEKIDKTIIFNLNELKSIAKKLNLLNFKEFIFTVAGTNGKGTTCAMLETLLLKSGYKVGLYTSPHLISYLERVRINGSILNEEQHISSFKYIELVRCSTVLSYFEFITLAALMLFKQYSLDVIILEVGLGGRLDATNIIDSDLSIITNIGIDHTYILGKNRFSIAREKSGIFRKNKISVIGEKNIPDSMNQIAKEKKTILKKINKDWSWNKKNNHWNFIHSNIELHGLPLTHIPLSNTAIALSALYYAGFKITEEVVRKSISTVNLPGRFQIISTFPYIIVDVAHNPHASLYLFKKINNLNLTGKIYALVGFLKDKDITGIINPFKNTINYWYAAPLQTNRTATIEQLKKFLPSDNTLVLNSIYESYKIIRISLKKQDAILIFGSFLTVSEFISAKNIEDNVNISKI; encoded by the coding sequence ATGTATAATAACAATTCTTTATCTATGTGGTTAAAATATTTAGAAAAAATTGATAAAACAATAATCTTTAATCTTAATGAGTTAAAATCTATTGCTAAAAAATTAAACTTATTAAATTTTAAAGAGTTTATTTTTACTGTCGCAGGTACTAACGGTAAAGGTACAACTTGTGCAATGTTAGAAACATTGCTTTTAAAATCAGGTTATAAAGTAGGATTGTACACTTCTCCTCATTTGATTAGTTATTTAGAACGGGTGAGAATTAATGGTTCTATTCTCAATGAAGAACAACATATTTCTTCTTTTAAATATATAGAATTAGTTAGATGCTCGACTGTATTAAGTTATTTTGAATTTATCACACTAGCAGCATTAATGTTATTTAAACAATATTCATTAGATGTAATTATACTAGAAGTAGGTTTAGGTGGACGATTAGATGCTACTAATATTATTGATTCCGATTTATCTATCATTACTAATATAGGAATAGATCATACTTATATATTAGGAAAAAATCGTTTCAGTATTGCACGTGAAAAATCTGGTATTTTTAGAAAGAATAAAATTTCTGTAATTGGAGAAAAAAATATTCCAGATTCTATGAATCAAATAGCTAAAGAAAAAAAAACCATATTAAAAAAAATTAATAAAGATTGGTCATGGAATAAAAAGAATAATCATTGGAATTTTATTCATTCGAATATTGAATTACATGGTTTACCTTTAACTCATATACCACTATCTAATACAGCTATTGCTTTATCTGCATTATATTATGCTGGTTTTAAAATTACTGAAGAAGTAGTAAGAAAATCTATTTCTACTGTAAATCTACCTGGTAGATTTCAAATTATTTCTACTTTCCCATATATTATTGTAGATGTAGCTCATAATCCTCATGCCTCTTTATATTTATTTAAAAAAATAAATAATTTAAATTTGACAGGAAAAATATATGCATTAGTAGGGTTTTTAAAAGATAAAGATATTACTGGAATTATTAATCCTTTTAAAAATACTATTAATTATTGGTATGCTGCACCTTTACAAACTAACCGTACTGCTACTATAGAACAATTAAAAAAATTTTTACCTTCAGATAATACTTTAGTATTGAATAGTATTTATGAATCTTATAAAATAATACGTATATCATTAAAAAAACAAGATGCTATTTTAATATTTGGTTCTTTTTTAACGGTTTCAGAATTTATTTCCGCAAAAAATATAGAAGATAATGTAAATATATCAAAAATATAA
- the prfA gene encoding peptide chain release factor 1, giving the protein MNNSIFNKLQSLRNRYQEIEIMLTQKNIISNRERLKTLSQEYLKLSEIVKYFIKWEKVEIDIKNIHSLFEDLEMQDIAAEELLIFKEKKKTLEDKIYKLLLPEDPNDKNSCFIEIRAATGGDESSIFAGELFRMYTRYAESYSWKIGIVNISESEKGGFKEIIAKITGKGACGRLKFESGGHRVQRVPETESQGRVHTSTCTVAIMPVVPKEEKEEINISDLKIDTFRSSGAGGQHVNTTDSAIRITHIPTGHVVECQDERSQHKNKAKALSILSARVYAAKLEKSQKENSSMRRILLGSGQRSDRNRTYNFPQNRITDHRINLTIYKLDEVLQGKLDLLVEPIIQEYQADMFSSLS; this is encoded by the coding sequence ATGAATAATTCTATTTTTAATAAATTACAATCTTTACGAAATCGTTATCAAGAAATTGAAATTATGCTTACTCAAAAAAATATTATATCAAATCGAGAGCGTTTAAAAACTTTATCTCAAGAATATTTAAAACTTTCTGAAATTGTAAAATATTTTATTAAATGGGAAAAAGTAGAAATTGATATTAAAAATATTCATTCTTTATTTGAAGATCTAGAAATGCAAGATATAGCAGCAGAAGAACTATTAATATTTAAAGAAAAAAAGAAAACACTTGAAGATAAAATTTATAAATTATTATTACCTGAAGATCCTAATGATAAAAATAGTTGTTTTATTGAGATTAGAGCTGCAACAGGTGGGGATGAATCTTCTATTTTTGCTGGTGAATTGTTTAGAATGTATACACGATATGCTGAATCGTATTCATGGAAAATAGGAATTGTTAATATTAGTGAGAGTGAAAAAGGAGGGTTTAAAGAAATAATTGCAAAAATTACAGGAAAAGGTGCTTGTGGTCGTTTAAAATTCGAATCTGGTGGTCATCGTGTACAAAGAGTTCCAGAAACAGAATCACAAGGAAGAGTTCATACATCAACATGCACTGTTGCCATTATGCCTGTAGTTCCTAAAGAAGAAAAAGAAGAAATTAATATCTCTGATTTAAAAATAGATACTTTTCGTTCTTCTGGTGCTGGAGGTCAGCATGTTAATACTACTGATTCTGCAATTCGAATTACTCATATTCCTACTGGACATGTAGTTGAATGTCAGGATGAACGATCACAACATAAAAATAAAGCGAAAGCATTATCTATTTTATCTGCTCGTGTTTATGCTGCTAAATTAGAAAAAAGTCAAAAAGAAAATTCTTCTATGAGACGTATTTTATTAGGTAGTGGTCAACGTTCTGATAGAAATAGAACATATAACTTCCCTCAAAATAGAATTACAGATCATAGAATTAATCTTACTATATATAAATTAGATGAAGTATTACAGGGAAAACTAGATTTATTAGTAGAACCAATTATTCAAGAGTATCAAGCTGATATGTTTTCTTCTTTGTCTTAA
- the ispE gene encoding 4-(cytidine 5'-diphospho)-2-C-methyl-D-erythritol kinase, which yields MIYTWPSPAKINLFLYVTGIRLDGYHYIQTLFQILNYGDTLTIVPNKTSHVQLFTRKQSLINIKNSIIHAAQILKEQALLYGKIHNTNFGAKIFLKKRIPLGSGLGGASSNAATTFIALNQLWNTQFTLEELSVFGLKIGTDVPGFIMGHTAVIEGIGEILYPITQKEKWYLVVYPNIQILTKNMFSNPLLKSNSTKKPIKILLKMPFKNDFQDLVIQKFIHIKQLLSILSTYAPSRMSGTGSCIFSEFSDKKSAQKILALIPKNMKGFISKSVNISPLHNMLYKKNILFIN from the coding sequence ATGATATATACATGGCCATCGCCTGCAAAAATTAATCTATTTTTATACGTGACTGGTATACGTCTAGATGGATATCACTACATACAGACCTTATTCCAAATTCTTAATTACGGAGATACACTAACAATAGTTCCTAATAAAACTAGTCATGTTCAACTATTTACCAGAAAACAATCTCTTATAAATATTAAAAATAGTATTATACATGCAGCTCAAATATTAAAAGAACAAGCATTACTTTACGGTAAAATACACAACACTAATTTTGGAGCAAAAATATTTTTAAAAAAAAGAATCCCTTTAGGAAGTGGATTAGGAGGAGCTTCTTCTAATGCTGCAACTACTTTTATTGCTTTAAATCAATTATGGAATACACAATTTACATTAGAAGAACTATCTGTATTTGGTCTAAAAATAGGAACAGATGTACCTGGTTTTATTATGGGACATACAGCTGTTATTGAAGGAATAGGAGAAATATTATATCCTATTACACAAAAAGAGAAATGGTATTTAGTTGTATATCCTAATATTCAGATATTAACAAAAAATATGTTTTCAAATCCCTTATTGAAAAGTAATAGCACTAAAAAACCTATCAAAATATTATTAAAGATGCCTTTTAAAAACGATTTTCAAGATCTTGTAATACAAAAATTTATTCATATAAAACAATTACTTTCAATTCTATCTACATATGCACCTTCACGTATGAGTGGTACAGGATCTTGTATTTTTTCTGAATTTAGTGACAAAAAATCTGCACAAAAAATTCTTGCTTTGATCCCTAAAAATATGAAAGGATTTATCTCAAAAAGTGTTAATATTTCACCATTACATAATATGCTTTATAAAAAAAATATATTGTTTATTAATTAA
- a CDS encoding CvpA family protein: MFLIDYIIVFTVFISIFLGLSRGFLQEFISSFFWFFNFYFFYKYYYFSSFYINAFQDIFFKNKILILIIFFFIIKKILNYGVQKIIKKINLVFLNIILGGLFGIFRSFILVFLFLLIFKHFSSALSYYTYIQSSFLINVFFKITYFFINL; this comes from the coding sequence ATGTTTCTAATAGATTATATTATTGTTTTTACTGTTTTTATTTCAATTTTTTTAGGTTTATCACGTGGTTTTTTACAAGAATTTATTTCTTCTTTTTTTTGGTTTTTTAATTTTTATTTTTTTTATAAGTATTATTATTTTAGTTCTTTTTATATAAATGCTTTTCAAGATATTTTTTTTAAAAATAAAATTTTAATATTAATTATATTTTTTTTTATTATAAAAAAAATATTAAATTATGGTGTGCAAAAAATAATTAAAAAAATAAATCTTGTTTTTTTAAATATTATTTTAGGAGGTTTGTTTGGAATATTTCGTAGTTTTATATTAGTATTTCTATTTCTGTTAATTTTTAAACATTTTTCTAGTGCTCTAAGCTATTATACTTATATACAAAGTTCGTTTTTAATTAATGTTTTTTTTAAAATTACATACTTTTTTATTAATTTATAA
- a CDS encoding NADH-quinone oxidoreductase subunit N translates to MTTNLQQLIAFSPFLIVLFTVIAVVFFIAYNRNHCFVSVFSSLGLISSLSSLYFLNTIVPIDINCLFYINNYSIFYIGMIIIASISTCIFAYPSLLKYPFNKEEFYLLILISTLGAMSLIISNHMASFLVSIELTSLPIFGLIGYSSYKKQSLEASFKYVILSGVTSSFLLLGIAWVYSICGSLNFISINKAFNILSLSEKTVVLFGISMILLSLLFKLSIVPFHLWTPDVYEGTPALVLSFFSTVGKIATFYVLLNLLTCFSISDHKILYFLISLCTIFSMLFGNLMALFQKNFKRFLGYSSISQMGYLFIVLLVLDNNYIFSLEASTIYLFAYLFSNIVCFGIIDLISSSDKKNDAHLISSYQGLFWSHPILSTVLTLVLLSLAGIPITLGFIGKFYILSIIVKEHLWMIGFSFLVATLLGVYCYLRVIITLYSSSSSLFVQKDLKILNNLVYTPSKIVIVFSGLILLILGIYPNPLISLLKLSSLFE, encoded by the coding sequence ATGACAACAAATTTACAACAATTAATAGCATTTTCGCCTTTTTTAATTGTACTATTCACTGTAATAGCAGTTGTATTTTTTATTGCTTATAATAGAAATCATTGTTTTGTTTCTGTGTTTAGTTCACTCGGCTTAATATCTTCATTATCTTCATTATATTTTTTAAATACTATTGTTCCAATAGATATCAATTGTTTATTTTATATTAATAATTATTCTATTTTTTATATTGGAATGATTATTATTGCGAGTATTAGCACATGTATTTTTGCATACCCATCGTTATTAAAATATCCATTTAATAAAGAAGAATTTTATTTACTGATACTTATATCTACATTAGGAGCTATGTCGTTAATCATTTCTAATCATATGGCCTCTTTTTTAGTCAGCATTGAACTAACATCTTTACCAATATTTGGTTTAATTGGTTATTCTAGTTATAAAAAACAGTCTTTAGAAGCTTCATTTAAATATGTTATTCTATCTGGTGTTACATCTAGTTTTTTATTACTTGGTATTGCTTGGGTGTATTCTATTTGTGGAAGTTTAAATTTTATATCTATCAATAAAGCATTTAATATATTATCTTTGAGCGAAAAAACAGTCGTATTATTTGGTATTAGTATGATATTATTATCTTTATTATTTAAATTATCTATTGTACCATTTCATTTATGGACTCCTGACGTTTATGAAGGCACCCCTGCTTTAGTATTATCTTTTTTTTCTACCGTGGGGAAAATTGCAACTTTTTATGTATTATTAAATTTATTGACATGTTTTTCTATTTCTGATCATAAAATATTATATTTTTTAATATCATTGTGTACTATTTTTTCGATGTTATTTGGTAATTTAATGGCTCTTTTTCAAAAAAATTTCAAGAGATTTTTAGGGTATTCATCAATATCACAAATGGGATATCTTTTTATAGTATTACTTGTATTAGATAATAATTATATATTTTCTTTAGAAGCGAGTACTATATATTTGTTTGCTTATTTATTTAGTAATATAGTTTGTTTTGGTATTATTGATTTAATTTCTAGTTCAGATAAAAAAAATGATGCACATTTAATATCTTCATATCAAGGATTATTTTGGTCACATCCTATTTTATCTACTGTTTTAACACTTGTTCTACTATCTTTGGCAGGCATTCCAATAACTTTAGGATTTATAGGGAAATTTTATATATTATCAATTATTGTTAAAGAACATTTATGGATGATTGGTTTTTCATTTTTAGTCGCTACATTGTTAGGTGTTTATTGTTACTTGAGAGTTATTATTACTTTATACTCAAGTTCTTCATCATTATTTGTGCAAAAAGATTTAAAGATATTAAATAATTTAGTATATACTCCTTCTAAAATAGTTATAGTTTTTTCAGGATTAATCTTATTAATATTAGGGATATATCCAAATCCATTGATTAGCTTACTAAAGCTATCTTCATTATTTGAATAA
- the prmC gene encoding peptide chain release factor N(5)-glutamine methyltransferase, with protein MNILKWLNKTIKILSCVDNPKYEAEFLLTYVSGYNRSFIITSDRVELSQKQYQYLNYLVYRRSLGEPIAYIIGEKEFWSLSLRVSYDTLIPRPDTEILVEQVLFKIINNKSTLILDLGTGCGAIALALAKSCVNCYVIGVDKSKKALDIARINALQLKIKNVSFLFSNWFSHINKKFDIIVSNPPYISKKEITLLKKDIFFEPFDALISDKNGLSDIENIIQQAKKYLFIGGWLLIEHGWQQKIQVQSLFKKYNFFEIESYQDYGGNDRVTIGRHLINKN; from the coding sequence ATGAATATATTAAAATGGTTAAATAAAACTATTAAAATATTGTCTTGTGTTGATAATCCTAAATATGAAGCTGAATTTTTATTGACTTACGTATCTGGATATAATCGTAGTTTTATTATAACTTCTGATAGAGTTGAATTAAGTCAAAAACAATATCAATATTTAAATTACTTAGTTTATCGTAGATCTTTAGGAGAACCTATAGCTTATATAATAGGAGAAAAAGAATTTTGGTCTTTGTCTTTACGTGTTTCATATGATACTCTTATTCCAAGACCTGATACAGAAATTTTAGTAGAACAAGTATTATTTAAAATTATTAATAATAAATCGACGTTAATTCTTGATTTAGGTACTGGATGTGGAGCTATTGCTTTAGCTTTAGCGAAGTCTTGTGTGAACTGTTACGTTATTGGTGTTGATAAATCAAAAAAAGCACTTGATATTGCTCGAATTAATGCGTTGCAATTAAAAATAAAAAATGTTTCTTTCTTATTTAGCAACTGGTTTTCACATATAAATAAAAAATTTGATATTATTGTGAGTAACCCACCATATATTAGTAAAAAAGAAATTACATTGCTTAAAAAAGATATTTTTTTTGAACCGTTTGATGCTCTTATATCAGATAAGAATGGACTTTCAGATATTGAAAATATTATCCAACAAGCAAAAAAATATTTATTTATTGGAGGTTGGTTATTAATTGAACATGGATGGCAGCAAAAAATACAAGTACAATCTTTATTTAAAAAATATAATTTTTTTGAAATAGAATCTTATCAAGACTATGGAGGCAATGATCGTGTGACAATTGGAAGACATTTAATAAATAAAAATTAA